From the genome of Edaphobacter dinghuensis, one region includes:
- a CDS encoding lysophospholipid acyltransferase family protein: MSKATQRQSRREEVTAREWAEFFVVRVFVACLAVLPRGLARRVGAGIGWLAFNALGRLRKVGLRNLQLAFPEKSASERETILRAVYRNLGCLLAEFCQMPSYTPERASKFIRYDGLDSYLTARERGKGVLVLTGHLGAWELSSFYHSLMGYPMGMVIRRLDNPLVDTFVNRIRCLHGNKVMHKDDFARGLIASMRGGETVGILMDTNMTPPQGVFVPFFGVEACTASGMARIALKTGAAVVPGFLLWEPREKRYVLHFGAELNLVRTGDSESDAIANTALFTSVIEGYVRQYPEQWLWMHRRWKTRPAGETGIY, translated from the coding sequence TTGAGCAAGGCTACACAGCGACAGTCACGGCGGGAAGAAGTTACGGCTCGAGAGTGGGCCGAATTCTTTGTTGTAAGGGTTTTTGTCGCGTGTTTGGCTGTCCTTCCAAGAGGATTGGCGCGGAGAGTAGGCGCCGGAATTGGCTGGCTGGCGTTCAACGCTTTAGGCCGTCTGCGCAAGGTGGGGTTGCGCAATCTGCAACTGGCGTTTCCGGAGAAGAGTGCTTCAGAGCGCGAGACGATTCTGCGTGCGGTCTATCGCAATCTGGGCTGCCTGCTGGCGGAGTTCTGCCAGATGCCGTCTTATACTCCGGAACGGGCAAGCAAGTTTATTCGCTATGACGGTCTGGACAGCTATCTGACAGCACGGGAACGAGGCAAGGGTGTGCTGGTGCTGACCGGCCATCTGGGGGCGTGGGAGCTGTCGAGTTTTTATCACTCCCTGATGGGGTATCCCATGGGAATGGTGATCCGGCGGTTGGATAATCCGCTGGTTGATACCTTTGTAAATCGTATCCGGTGCCTGCATGGGAACAAGGTGATGCACAAGGACGATTTCGCGCGCGGCTTGATTGCTTCGATGCGTGGCGGAGAGACGGTCGGGATTCTGATGGACACGAATATGACGCCTCCGCAGGGTGTCTTTGTGCCGTTTTTCGGCGTTGAGGCTTGTACCGCTTCCGGAATGGCCCGGATAGCGCTGAAGACAGGAGCAGCGGTGGTGCCGGGCTTTCTGTTATGGGAGCCGCGAGAGAAGAGATATGTTTTACATTTTGGAGCGGAGTTGAATCTGGTGCGTACCGGTGACTCCGAATCGGATGCAATCGCGAATACAGCCTTGTTCACCAGTGTGATTGAAGGTTATGTGAGGCAGTATCCCGAACAGTGGCTATGGATGCATCGGCGATGGAAGACGCGGCCTGCGGGAGAGACGGGGATCTACTGA
- a CDS encoding lipid-binding SYLF domain-containing protein, whose protein sequence is MKRITVIACGLAMVASSVSAFAASDKAKLTERLTDAQNVVRQIMATPDKGIPQSILAGASCVVVVPSYKKAAFVVGGQYGQGVATCRTPRGWSAPVFVQLAGGSFGFQIGGQATDLVLVAMNQQGLQDMLKNKFKIGGDAAASAGPVGRNAQAGTDWKLNAEFLTYSRSKGLFAGINLDGTVLSQNQDDTRTMYGTDLPFQTILKGNQATPPEARPFVRTVAHYFVVSKANQ, encoded by the coding sequence ATGAAGCGGATAACAGTGATTGCATGTGGATTGGCCATGGTGGCGAGTTCTGTCTCGGCATTTGCGGCATCGGATAAGGCGAAGCTGACAGAGCGCCTGACAGATGCCCAGAACGTCGTTCGGCAGATTATGGCAACACCGGATAAAGGGATCCCGCAAAGCATCCTCGCTGGCGCGTCCTGCGTGGTGGTGGTTCCTAGCTATAAGAAGGCAGCGTTTGTTGTTGGCGGACAGTATGGCCAAGGTGTAGCCACCTGCCGCACGCCACGCGGCTGGAGCGCTCCGGTATTTGTGCAGCTTGCCGGCGGCAGCTTCGGATTCCAGATCGGCGGACAGGCCACAGACCTGGTGCTGGTTGCGATGAATCAGCAGGGGCTTCAGGACATGCTGAAGAACAAGTTCAAGATCGGTGGCGATGCCGCTGCTTCGGCCGGCCCGGTTGGCCGCAACGCCCAGGCCGGAACGGACTGGAAGCTGAATGCGGAGTTCCTGACCTATTCGCGCAGCAAGGGACTCTTTGCCGGCATCAATCTCGACGGCACGGTGCTCTCGCAGAACCAGGACGACACCCGCACGATGTACGGCACGGACCTTCCGTTCCAGACCATCCTGAAGGGCAATCAGGCAACACCGCCCGAGGCGCGTCCGTTTGTTCGGACTGTGGCCCACTACTTCGTCGTCTCCAAGGCGAACCAGTAG
- a CDS encoding response regulator transcription factor — translation MKETASDVHLRIGLIATDPLRIIGLQSMFSESGFEVLALSVPGALDASGVSLILIDAACTDHLFELLATFHRRRPRLRLIVIGVQDDHEYIQQVIGAGAKGYLTHTAKESEIRMAIEIVQDDSLWAPRKVLARLLESSSATETANTAVGSAPKFTEREVQVLRLLVTGSPNREIARALGIDAVTVKAHVGRIMRKVGVANRIALTIETLNRNLLEK, via the coding sequence ATGAAAGAGACAGCATCGGATGTACATCTGCGTATTGGGTTGATTGCGACTGACCCATTGCGGATTATTGGTTTGCAGTCGATGTTTTCCGAGAGCGGTTTCGAGGTACTTGCCCTATCGGTACCGGGAGCGCTGGACGCATCCGGTGTATCGCTGATTTTGATCGATGCCGCATGTACGGACCATCTCTTCGAGTTGTTGGCTACCTTTCATCGGCGTCGCCCGCGCCTGCGGCTGATCGTGATCGGAGTGCAGGACGACCACGAGTACATCCAGCAGGTGATCGGCGCCGGAGCCAAGGGGTACCTGACCCATACGGCGAAGGAGAGCGAGATTCGCATGGCGATCGAGATCGTGCAGGACGATTCGCTATGGGCACCCAGAAAGGTGCTGGCAAGGCTGCTGGAGTCGTCGTCGGCGACTGAGACGGCAAATACCGCAGTAGGCAGCGCACCGAAGTTTACCGAACGCGAGGTGCAGGTGCTTCGCCTGCTGGTGACCGGCAGCCCGAACCGGGAGATCGCTCGCGCACTCGGCATCGATGCGGTGACGGTGAAGGCGCATGTGGGCCGGATTATGCGGAAGGTCGGGGTGGCCAACCGCATCGCGCTTACGATCGAGACGCTTAATAGGAACCTCCTCGAGAAGTAG
- the dcd gene encoding dCTP deaminase, whose amino-acid sequence MAIKSDRWIRQQAIEHGMISPFSEKQVREGVISYGLSSYGYDLRVSDEFKIFTNVNSAIIDPKAFDERSFVTVQSDSVIVPPNSFALARSIEYFKIPRDVLTICVGKSTYARCGIIVNVTPFEPEWEGFVTLEISNTTPLPAKVYANEGLCQILFFQSDEVCETSYADRKGKYQNQQGIVLPKL is encoded by the coding sequence GTGGCCATTAAAAGCGACCGCTGGATTCGCCAACAGGCGATCGAGCACGGCATGATTTCTCCGTTCAGCGAAAAACAGGTCCGGGAAGGCGTGATTTCGTATGGACTTTCGTCCTATGGGTACGACCTGCGTGTTTCGGATGAATTCAAGATTTTTACGAACGTCAACAGCGCAATTATCGATCCGAAGGCATTCGACGAGCGGTCTTTCGTCACGGTGCAGTCCGATAGCGTGATTGTGCCGCCAAACTCGTTCGCGCTGGCGCGGTCGATCGAATACTTCAAAATTCCACGGGATGTCCTGACGATCTGTGTCGGCAAGTCGACTTATGCCCGGTGCGGAATCATCGTGAATGTCACGCCCTTCGAGCCGGAGTGGGAGGGGTTTGTCACGCTCGAGATCTCGAATACGACGCCGCTTCCGGCCAAGGTTTATGCCAACGAAGGGCTGTGTCAGATCCTTTTCTTTCAGTCCGATGAAGTCTGCGAGACCAGCTATGCGGACCGTAAAGGAAAGTACCAGAATCAGCAGGGAATCGTTCTGCCAAAGCTGTAG
- a CDS encoding HU family DNA-binding protein, translated as MIKQDLIQRVVERTGLPRTKAEAAVDAIFDSMKQNLIAGDRIELRGFGVFTVKPRKTGIGRNPRTGAEVTIAPGKAVRFKPGKELHLLE; from the coding sequence ATGATTAAGCAGGATCTTATACAAAGGGTTGTTGAACGTACCGGCCTCCCGCGGACCAAAGCAGAGGCTGCCGTCGACGCCATCTTCGATAGCATGAAGCAAAACCTGATCGCCGGTGACCGCATTGAACTTCGCGGCTTCGGCGTCTTCACCGTGAAACCGCGCAAAACCGGCATCGGACGCAATCCGAGGACAGGCGCTGAGGTCACCATCGCCCCAGGAAAAGCGGTCCGCTTCAAGCCCGGCAAAGAACTCCACCTTCTGGAATAG
- the priA gene encoding replication restart helicase PriA: protein MPLFCDVALPVPLDQAFTYAVDGVTPVVGARVLVPFSGQRLMGVVLRVHEDAPTDGFEIKPVQQVLDDAALLPDELMKLAQWIASYYVAPLGEVLRGMLPLAAEVKRHFVYSIAEAGRKVLYEGAAKGSSRRSKLSPEEQNREYAVLNYLEGGEQAKMSALRSATGANKSLLEGMVRKKWLTREAVAEERDARRLEKVAVLVTDARLPKLNENQTAILAELAAVGGRMRIRDLRQTLPAVPESTLGTLVKRGLVKIEEVAENFHMGGVGAHGKKHAHEHALNEAQMEALGTIAAAMTKGGFAPHLLYGVTGSGKTTVYFAAMQRALEAGKSALLLVPEIGLTPAMTGQMVAAFGSEVALLHSQLTPDERAEQWHRIRRGEARIVVGTRSAVFAPMVNLGLIIVDEEHDSSYKQEETPRYHGRDVAVMRAKFNDATVVLGSATPSLESWANAEKGRYVRVEMRQRVADRPLPAVELVDMRMEFKETGQEQIFSRRLIEETQATLDRGEQAIILLNRRGYSFVVMCRSCGDKVECENCAISMTYHKPVSGNDAIAQPGQRLECHYCGFRRGVPKVCPKCGSEHLYFLGAGSQQGEERLQEIFPAARIGRMDRDTVRGRSDMERLLSRLHAGEINLLVGTQMIAKGHDIHGVTLVGVVGADFALGLPDFRAAERVFQLLTQVSGRAGRGDLRGKVLVQTYHPDHYAIQFASQHDYPGFVGKEMNYRRWMHYPPNAVLANVVIQSERLEEATGWSSTLGRWFQQTRLDKVRVLGPAAAPIVRLKRIYRYHFVLKAEQRQALGTTLRAMLAFAETQGIPRRSLVVDVDPVHLM, encoded by the coding sequence ATGCCCTTGTTTTGCGATGTCGCCCTTCCGGTTCCTCTGGACCAGGCCTTTACCTATGCGGTGGATGGCGTGACTCCTGTGGTGGGGGCGCGTGTGCTGGTTCCCTTCAGCGGGCAGCGTTTGATGGGCGTGGTGCTGCGGGTGCATGAGGATGCGCCCACGGATGGCTTCGAGATTAAGCCCGTGCAGCAGGTGCTGGATGATGCGGCCCTGCTGCCGGATGAGTTGATGAAGCTGGCGCAGTGGATTGCGTCGTACTACGTCGCTCCGCTGGGCGAGGTGCTGCGGGGAATGTTGCCGCTGGCCGCCGAGGTGAAGCGACACTTTGTCTACAGCATTGCCGAGGCAGGACGGAAGGTGCTGTACGAGGGCGCGGCGAAGGGATCTTCGCGCCGGTCGAAGTTGTCGCCCGAGGAGCAGAACCGCGAGTACGCCGTGTTGAACTATCTGGAGGGTGGGGAGCAGGCTAAGATGTCGGCGCTGCGGTCGGCTACGGGCGCGAACAAGAGCCTGTTGGAGGGCATGGTTCGCAAGAAGTGGTTGACGCGCGAGGCGGTGGCAGAGGAGCGCGATGCGAGGCGTCTGGAGAAGGTAGCCGTACTGGTGACGGATGCGCGTCTGCCTAAGCTCAACGAGAATCAGACGGCGATTTTGGCAGAGCTGGCTGCGGTAGGTGGGCGGATGCGCATAAGAGATCTGCGGCAGACGCTGCCTGCAGTGCCGGAGTCCACGCTGGGGACGCTGGTAAAGCGTGGGCTGGTGAAGATCGAGGAGGTTGCCGAGAACTTCCACATGGGCGGTGTGGGCGCGCATGGAAAGAAGCATGCGCATGAGCACGCTTTGAACGAAGCGCAGATGGAGGCGCTGGGTACGATTGCGGCAGCGATGACGAAGGGCGGATTTGCGCCGCATCTGCTGTATGGCGTGACCGGCTCGGGCAAGACGACGGTTTATTTTGCGGCGATGCAGCGTGCGCTCGAGGCAGGAAAGTCCGCGCTGCTGCTGGTGCCGGAGATTGGGTTGACGCCTGCTATGACGGGGCAGATGGTGGCGGCGTTCGGCAGCGAGGTGGCGCTCCTGCACTCTCAGTTGACGCCCGATGAGCGCGCCGAGCAGTGGCACCGGATTCGCCGGGGCGAGGCGCGCATTGTGGTGGGAACGCGATCGGCGGTGTTTGCGCCGATGGTGAACCTCGGCCTGATCATCGTCGATGAGGAGCACGACTCCAGCTACAAGCAGGAGGAGACGCCACGCTACCATGGCCGCGATGTCGCCGTGATGCGGGCAAAGTTTAACGATGCGACGGTGGTGTTGGGATCGGCTACGCCGTCGCTTGAGAGTTGGGCGAACGCGGAGAAGGGGCGCTATGTGCGCGTGGAGATGCGGCAGCGCGTCGCCGACCGTCCGTTGCCAGCGGTAGAGCTGGTGGACATGCGCATGGAGTTCAAAGAGACGGGGCAGGAGCAGATCTTTTCGCGCAGGCTGATCGAAGAGACGCAGGCCACGCTCGACCGCGGCGAGCAGGCGATTATTCTGCTGAACCGGCGCGGCTACTCGTTTGTGGTGATGTGCCGAAGCTGCGGCGACAAGGTGGAGTGCGAGAACTGCGCGATCTCGATGACCTATCACAAGCCGGTGAGCGGCAACGATGCCATTGCCCAGCCGGGCCAGCGGCTGGAGTGCCACTACTGCGGATTTCGGAGGGGAGTGCCGAAGGTCTGCCCGAAGTGTGGGAGCGAGCACCTTTATTTTCTGGGTGCAGGATCGCAGCAGGGCGAGGAGCGGTTGCAGGAGATCTTTCCCGCGGCGCGGATAGGCCGCATGGACCGCGATACGGTCCGAGGACGCAGCGATATGGAGCGGTTGCTATCACGGCTCCATGCAGGCGAGATCAACCTCCTGGTGGGCACGCAGATGATCGCCAAAGGGCATGACATTCATGGCGTGACACTGGTTGGCGTGGTCGGCGCAGACTTTGCGCTGGGGCTGCCGGACTTTCGCGCCGCCGAACGGGTATTTCAACTGCTGACACAGGTCTCAGGCAGGGCGGGGCGCGGCGATCTGCGCGGAAAGGTGCTGGTGCAGACCTATCACCCCGACCACTACGCGATTCAGTTTGCGTCGCAGCATGACTATCCGGGGTTTGTGGGCAAGGAGATGAATTATCGGCGGTGGATGCACTATCCGCCCAACGCTGTGCTGGCCAATGTGGTGATCCAGAGCGAGAGGCTGGAAGAGGCTACGGGGTGGTCGTCTACGCTGGGGCGGTGGTTTCAGCAGACGCGGCTGGACAAGGTGCGCGTTCTGGGGCCTGCGGCTGCGCCGATTGTGCGCTTGAAGAGGATCTACCGATATCACTTTGTGCTGAAGGCGGAGCAGCGGCAGGCGTTGGGCACAACCCTGCGCGCTATGCTGGCCTTTGCCGAGACACAAGGAATACCTCGCCGGAGCCTGGTCGTCGACGTGGACCCGGTGCACCTGATGTGA
- a CDS encoding FG-GAP repeat domain-containing protein, giving the protein MRITALSLAFLLVMGAGVAAHAQDPAHATEFRKPTPGNGPDGKPRLAFLAHRLGNDHAEAITTLDMNGDGFDDLLSGAYWYENPGPHGGDWKQHQYRTVGTHNEFVSDCGEWTIDVNHDGAPDVVTTGWISNGLWWYENPKKPGAMWQKHFITDSFDTEGGAEGDINGDGKPDIALAHYNHSGVIWVDFSGPTPKVHHVGGKAQDGHGIGIADVNGDGKADILTPSGWFQNVDADHDKWIWHPDWHLGDAGFPILAYDVNNDGKADIIYGQGHSYGLYWLEQGGTPAHRTWTRHTIDESFSQSHALKLVDLDGNGVPVLITGKRYRGHSGNDPGSYDPVVIYAYRIDRKTGTFTRTTISANGTAGIGTQIIAEDLDHDGDIDLATAGKLGVHFMENLKISNNVPKATREAQQPIERKWPFPGEGQEVPQEDGPR; this is encoded by the coding sequence ATGAGAATCACTGCTCTTTCGCTCGCTTTTCTTCTTGTCATGGGTGCCGGTGTTGCCGCTCACGCGCAGGACCCGGCTCACGCCACGGAGTTTCGCAAGCCGACTCCGGGCAACGGGCCGGACGGCAAGCCGCGACTTGCGTTTCTGGCGCACCGGCTAGGCAACGATCATGCCGAGGCCATCACGACACTCGATATGAACGGCGACGGCTTCGACGATCTATTGAGCGGCGCCTACTGGTACGAGAATCCCGGGCCGCACGGCGGCGACTGGAAACAGCATCAGTACCGCACCGTTGGAACGCACAACGAGTTCGTCTCCGACTGCGGAGAGTGGACAATCGATGTGAACCACGATGGCGCGCCGGACGTGGTAACCACAGGATGGATCTCGAACGGCCTGTGGTGGTACGAGAATCCGAAGAAGCCCGGAGCGATGTGGCAGAAGCACTTCATCACCGATAGCTTCGACACCGAAGGCGGCGCCGAGGGCGACATCAACGGAGACGGCAAGCCCGATATCGCACTCGCGCACTACAACCACTCGGGCGTCATCTGGGTCGACTTCTCCGGCCCGACGCCGAAGGTGCATCATGTGGGCGGCAAGGCGCAGGACGGGCACGGGATTGGTATCGCCGACGTCAATGGCGACGGCAAGGCGGACATTCTGACGCCCTCCGGATGGTTTCAGAACGTCGACGCCGACCATGACAAGTGGATCTGGCATCCCGACTGGCATCTTGGCGATGCCGGGTTCCCGATTCTGGCCTACGACGTCAACAACGACGGCAAGGCCGACATCATCTATGGCCAGGGACACAGCTATGGCCTCTACTGGCTGGAGCAGGGAGGCACACCTGCACACCGTACATGGACGCGGCACACCATCGACGAATCCTTCTCGCAGTCTCATGCGCTCAAGCTGGTCGATCTCGACGGCAACGGCGTGCCGGTGCTGATTACAGGCAAGCGCTATCGCGGGCACTCAGGCAACGATCCCGGGTCATACGATCCGGTGGTTATCTATGCCTACAGGATCGACCGCAAGACCGGGACGTTTACGCGAACGACGATCTCAGCCAATGGCACGGCGGGCATCGGAACGCAGATCATTGCGGAAGACCTTGATCACGACGGCGACATCGATCTGGCCACTGCGGGCAAGCTGGGCGTGCATTTTATGGAGAACTTGAAGATATCCAATAACGTTCCTAAGGCGACTCGCGAGGCGCAACAGCCGATTGAGCGCAAGTGGCCGTTCCCGGGCGAAGGTCAGGAGGTTCCGCAGGAGGACGGGCCGCGCTGA
- a CDS encoding Gfo/Idh/MocA family protein, with protein MTSLDRRAFLKAAGAGIAAAGSGMHMLAQAPRETDQPISANDHIQLALIGAGIQGQGDTGWAVQVPGVKLVAVADCYDGRLAHCKELWGNDLFTTRDYREILVRKDVDAVLIATPDHWHKQAAVDAMNAGKDVYCEKPMIHLYSDGPEIIETARSTKRIIQIGSQRVSSIIYAKAKELLASGAIGQLNMVTARWDRNSAIGAWDYSIPLDASPETCDWPRFQGTAAKIPWNPEHFFQWRKWKAYGSGVAGDLFVHLFSGTHFVTGSHGPTRAMATGGLRFWKDGRNVPDVMLALFDYEEGFNLSLHVNFVDGGEESEGLLFTGSEGTIEIAGNSVILNRVPREKEPGYTVSTFTNAMQKEYIAKYREKYPAQPLTAMSQVGLERFVAPRGYSDSYDHFHNFFDSVRTRKPVVEDAVFGFRAAGAALLSNLSMEKNNVVHWNPTTMKIVNAAS; from the coding sequence ATGACGAGTCTGGACCGTAGAGCTTTTCTGAAGGCCGCTGGTGCTGGTATTGCAGCGGCTGGATCTGGGATGCACATGCTTGCACAAGCGCCGCGTGAAACGGATCAACCGATATCTGCCAACGATCACATTCAGCTTGCGCTGATTGGTGCAGGAATTCAGGGGCAGGGCGATACAGGATGGGCGGTGCAGGTTCCCGGTGTAAAGCTGGTGGCCGTGGCGGATTGCTACGATGGCCGGCTGGCGCACTGCAAAGAGCTTTGGGGCAATGACCTGTTTACGACGCGGGACTATCGCGAAATACTCGTGCGCAAGGACGTGGATGCCGTTCTGATCGCCACCCCGGACCACTGGCATAAGCAGGCAGCAGTCGATGCCATGAATGCGGGCAAGGACGTCTATTGCGAGAAGCCGATGATCCATCTCTACTCCGACGGCCCCGAGATCATCGAGACGGCGCGGTCGACGAAGCGGATCATTCAGATTGGCAGCCAGCGCGTCAGCTCCATCATCTACGCGAAGGCGAAGGAGCTGCTGGCCTCAGGCGCGATCGGCCAGTTGAACATGGTGACCGCGCGCTGGGACAGAAACTCCGCCATCGGCGCGTGGGACTACTCCATTCCTCTGGACGCAAGCCCGGAGACATGCGATTGGCCGCGCTTTCAGGGAACGGCGGCTAAGATTCCCTGGAACCCGGAACACTTCTTCCAGTGGCGCAAGTGGAAGGCATATGGCAGCGGCGTAGCTGGCGATCTCTTCGTCCATCTCTTCAGCGGGACACACTTCGTCACCGGCTCACATGGGCCGACGCGGGCGATGGCGACCGGCGGCTTGCGCTTCTGGAAGGATGGGCGCAACGTTCCCGATGTCATGCTGGCTCTGTTTGACTACGAGGAAGGCTTCAATCTGAGTCTGCACGTCAACTTCGTCGATGGCGGCGAGGAGAGCGAAGGGCTGCTCTTTACCGGCTCCGAGGGAACCATCGAGATTGCGGGCAACTCCGTCATCCTGAACCGCGTGCCGCGTGAGAAGGAGCCGGGGTATACGGTCAGCACCTTTACCAACGCCATGCAGAAGGAGTACATCGCCAAGTATCGCGAAAAGTATCCGGCGCAGCCACTGACGGCGATGAGTCAGGTTGGGCTGGAGCGGTTTGTTGCGCCCAGGGGCTACAGCGATAGCTACGACCACTTCCACAACTTCTTCGACTCGGTGCGCACGCGCAAGCCGGTGGTCGAAGATGCGGTGTTCGGATTCCGCGCGGCCGGAGCGGCGCTGCTCAGCAACCTGAGCATGGAGAAGAACAACGTGGTGCATTGGAATCCGACCACGATGAAAATCGTAAACGCAGCTTCGTAA
- a CDS encoding ribonuclease T2 family protein encodes MKNLSITICLLLSLALGCNSSPAPSRSSATPQESSRQDFVAQTAPANQPFDYYLLNLSWSPEFCYSHPNAAECAEHRAFTLHGLWPQNNTGPYIENCSDAPGPRDPSAYSDIYPDAGLLRHEWKTHGTCSGVAADAFFHLARQAVRSVVIPTELTTLDHQISMPPAQILDLFASANPSFPRESLALSCGNNYLTAIEVCMSKTLQPIACGPIRSCRANAVRIPPPQGGSAN; translated from the coding sequence ATGAAGAATTTGTCCATCACCATCTGCCTTCTGCTTTCTCTAGCGCTGGGCTGCAACTCGTCTCCCGCGCCAAGCCGCTCGTCTGCCACTCCGCAAGAATCGTCGCGGCAAGACTTCGTCGCACAAACTGCCCCTGCGAATCAGCCATTCGACTACTACCTTCTCAACCTGTCGTGGTCGCCCGAGTTCTGCTACAGCCATCCCAATGCAGCCGAGTGCGCCGAACACCGCGCCTTTACGTTGCACGGACTCTGGCCACAGAACAACACAGGCCCCTATATCGAGAACTGCTCCGACGCACCCGGCCCCAGAGACCCATCCGCTTATAGCGACATCTATCCCGACGCCGGCCTGCTGCGCCACGAGTGGAAGACGCATGGGACATGCTCCGGCGTCGCTGCCGACGCCTTCTTTCATCTTGCCCGTCAGGCCGTGCGCAGCGTTGTCATCCCCACGGAACTGACCACGCTCGATCATCAGATATCGATGCCGCCTGCGCAGATTCTCGACCTCTTCGCCAGCGCCAATCCATCCTTCCCGCGAGAGAGCCTGGCTCTGAGCTGCGGCAACAACTACCTGACGGCGATTGAGGTTTGTATGAGCAAAACGCTGCAGCCCATAGCCTGCGGCCCTATTCGCAGCTGCCGGGCTAATGCCGTGCGTATTCCGCCGCCACAAGGCGGATCTGCCAACTAG
- a CDS encoding uracil-DNA glycosylase, with protein sequence MAGDAEQQLRAYVDYFRDMGIHDFYRRGEPIAIEAAAVVVAPSTPLVEPLPVVAKATHAPTPAVAIAAVPLSHVPQEPVIPKLISFDNLAPLPASRIPVAEREAALQAIRKEIGDCTRCPLAYAGRHNIVFGDGNPGARLMFVGEGPGADEDASGLPFVGKAGQLLNNMIAAMGLKREEVYIANIVKCRPPANRVPEPVEANTCTQFLVKQIDVVQPEVIVALGATAATYLLGVKQSLVSLRGKWHSCRGAKLAVTYHPAFLLRDPRQKGEAWKDLQRVMAEMGLKAPAKG encoded by the coding sequence ATGGCTGGAGATGCAGAGCAGCAACTGCGGGCGTATGTCGATTACTTCCGCGATATGGGCATTCATGATTTCTACCGCCGCGGCGAGCCGATTGCGATAGAAGCGGCTGCGGTTGTCGTTGCCCCCTCGACTCCTTTGGTAGAGCCCTTACCGGTGGTTGCGAAAGCCACACATGCCCCCACGCCTGCTGTAGCGATTGCTGCCGTGCCTTTGAGCCATGTTCCCCAGGAGCCGGTCATCCCTAAACTAATCAGTTTTGACAATCTTGCGCCTTTGCCTGCAAGCCGGATTCCTGTGGCAGAACGAGAGGCAGCGTTGCAGGCCATTCGCAAGGAGATCGGCGATTGCACTCGATGCCCCCTGGCCTATGCAGGGAGACACAACATTGTCTTTGGCGACGGCAATCCCGGCGCCCGTCTCATGTTTGTAGGCGAAGGGCCAGGCGCGGATGAAGATGCCTCGGGTCTTCCTTTTGTAGGCAAGGCCGGTCAGTTATTGAACAACATGATTGCGGCGATGGGGCTGAAGCGCGAAGAGGTCTACATCGCCAACATCGTGAAGTGCAGGCCGCCGGCGAACCGTGTTCCCGAGCCGGTCGAGGCCAACACCTGCACGCAGTTTCTGGTAAAGCAGATCGATGTGGTACAGCCAGAGGTAATCGTGGCGCTGGGAGCCACTGCTGCGACTTATCTGTTGGGTGTGAAGCAGTCTCTGGTCTCGCTGCGCGGCAAGTGGCATAGCTGTCGCGGCGCAAAGCTGGCGGTGACCTATCATCCTGCGTTTCTGCTGCGCGATCCTCGACAAAAGGGTGAAGCGTGGAAGGACCTGCAGAGGGTGATGGCGGAGATGGGACTGAAGGCTCCGGCCAAGGGATAA
- the rpoZ gene encoding DNA-directed RNA polymerase subunit omega codes for MMNQSAFHNKYSLVKGAARRARQLQSGASPLIAAKSTKACRVAQDEIEQGHVKFVLPEKAVAPTLDNLV; via the coding sequence ATGATGAATCAGAGTGCTTTCCACAACAAATACAGCCTGGTCAAAGGCGCGGCACGACGGGCCCGTCAGTTGCAGTCCGGGGCCTCTCCGCTGATTGCTGCCAAGTCGACAAAGGCCTGCCGCGTGGCGCAGGACGAGATCGAGCAGGGGCATGTGAAGTTTGTGTTGCCTGAGAAGGCCGTTGCGCCGACGCTCGATAACCTCGTTTAG